A portion of the Blastochloris tepida genome contains these proteins:
- a CDS encoding polysaccharide biosynthesis/export family protein, with the protein MAIGDRLKISFFETMDVPANGASDAGARSALRTFYQRMDFSGEYAVEVDGSISFPRLGRFVVQDRRLDEVQRDLVKAFSKAMGRGADVNITIVDRAPVYVVGPLRKPGAYKHTPGMTALQAIALAGGLDRLGFMGADKGDRVQEFEKLRRAADQLKRLLARQAVLESERDGGVPRPPAQLLSLVGENDARLALSAEMAASQLDRVKHQQRVDEATAAIKSAQNEIEALERKSAQIEKQKELRLERIDTIMKLKERAMVSSNTLVTLRTELSDIEVRWQDHLLAVLHAKSRLEQAERAKAGLAAERTAILTKSIAEVKQSIGDVQISVMASADMLPGVLDKAKRLVAMTFGSKPPSHSIVRQTKDGPKVVSATDTTVLMPGDVLKVGEDEDAILPEQPVANLLKQGF; encoded by the coding sequence GTGGCGATCGGCGACCGACTCAAGATCTCGTTCTTCGAGACGATGGACGTTCCCGCGAACGGCGCGTCGGATGCCGGCGCGCGGTCGGCGCTGCGCACATTCTATCAGCGCATGGATTTCTCCGGCGAGTATGCGGTCGAGGTGGACGGCTCGATCTCGTTTCCGCGGCTCGGGCGATTCGTCGTGCAGGACCGCCGGCTCGACGAGGTGCAGCGCGATCTGGTGAAGGCGTTCTCCAAGGCGATGGGCCGCGGCGCCGATGTCAACATCACCATCGTCGACCGGGCGCCGGTCTATGTGGTGGGACCGCTCCGCAAGCCCGGCGCCTACAAGCACACGCCCGGAATGACGGCGCTTCAGGCGATCGCGCTTGCCGGTGGCCTCGACAGGCTGGGTTTCATGGGCGCGGACAAGGGCGACCGCGTCCAGGAGTTCGAGAAGCTTCGCCGGGCGGCGGACCAGTTGAAGCGGCTTCTTGCGCGCCAGGCCGTGCTGGAATCGGAACGCGATGGCGGCGTGCCGCGTCCGCCCGCACAGCTTCTGTCGCTGGTCGGCGAGAATGATGCGCGGCTCGCACTGTCGGCGGAGATGGCGGCGAGCCAGCTCGACCGCGTCAAGCATCAGCAGCGCGTGGACGAGGCGACGGCGGCCATCAAGTCGGCGCAGAACGAGATCGAGGCGCTCGAGCGCAAGTCGGCGCAGATCGAGAAGCAGAAGGAGCTTCGGCTCGAGCGGATCGACACCATCATGAAGCTCAAGGAGCGGGCGATGGTGTCGAGCAACACGCTCGTGACGCTGCGCACCGAACTGTCGGACATCGAGGTCCGCTGGCAGGACCACCTGCTTGCGGTGCTGCACGCCAAGAGTCGCCTGGAGCAGGCCGAGCGCGCCAAGGCCGGTCTCGCGGCCGAGCGGACGGCGATTCTCACCAAGTCGATCGCCGAAGTGAAGCAGTCCATCGGCGACGTGCAGATCTCGGTGATGGCTTCCGCCGACATGCTTCCGGGCGTGCTCGACAAGGCCAAGCGGCTGGTAGCCATGACGTTCGGAAGCAAGCCGCCGAGCCACTCGATCGTCCGGCAGACGAAGGACGGCCCGAAGGTCGTGTCCGCCACCGACACGACGGTGCTGATGCCGGGCGACGTGCTGAAGGTCGGCGAAGACGAGGACGCGATCCTGCCCGAACAGCCGGTCGCGAATCTTTTGAAGCAAGGTTTCTAG
- a CDS encoding endo alpha-1,4 polygalactosaminidase, whose amino-acid sequence MYVLQGVVPSEVASAPFDVKVVETYNDNGTAFSKADVAKMTAGAGDVLGYFCLGEAENYRSYFKSLPKSVLGPVDPDWAGNYQVAYWSTEWKSVAKAEIARMVQAGYDGVYFDVIDEYEMAWAKKNAPGGDAAGAMKSLVKELSAYAKSLDPDFKVWVNGGEGLLTDASYVKAVDGLFKENLFYDFDGSNKIAAADTQYSLDLLKYATNAGKPVVAIEYVAGNATKVADVHAKAAKAGIGSYVAELELDGINLADNPVTTSGGSTGSSTGTGTGGTVTTNPGSTDSGSDSGSTDAGSGTGTGTNGSGTRRNSGSGSTSFGRRNGSSATDTDSGTSSSGGGSSTRRTSLGSSRSSPSVTSSGDSTRTTTSSGTSSRLLGTPTTLGYSSDTTSSDTTSAASAGTGRSRLALLNQYAASSFDTAGAFQSRTASQDRASESLIQITQSQHR is encoded by the coding sequence ATGTACGTTCTGCAAGGTGTCGTACCGTCCGAGGTGGCATCTGCGCCGTTTGATGTAAAAGTCGTTGAAACATACAACGACAATGGGACTGCTTTTTCCAAAGCAGACGTCGCCAAGATGACGGCCGGCGCCGGTGACGTTCTTGGATATTTCTGTCTCGGAGAGGCGGAAAATTATCGCAGCTACTTCAAATCCCTGCCCAAGTCCGTATTGGGTCCGGTCGATCCCGATTGGGCTGGCAATTACCAAGTCGCCTATTGGTCGACGGAGTGGAAGTCGGTCGCCAAGGCGGAAATCGCCCGGATGGTCCAGGCTGGCTATGACGGCGTCTATTTCGACGTCATCGACGAATACGAGATGGCCTGGGCGAAGAAGAATGCCCCGGGCGGCGATGCCGCCGGCGCGATGAAGTCTCTCGTCAAGGAGCTGTCAGCTTACGCCAAGAGCCTGGATCCCGACTTCAAGGTCTGGGTCAATGGCGGCGAGGGTCTGCTGACGGACGCGAGCTACGTCAAGGCCGTCGACGGCTTGTTCAAAGAAAACCTGTTCTACGACTTCGACGGCAGCAACAAGATTGCGGCCGCTGATACCCAGTACTCGCTCGATCTGCTGAAATACGCGACCAATGCCGGAAAGCCGGTGGTCGCCATCGAATATGTGGCCGGCAACGCGACCAAGGTCGCCGACGTTCACGCCAAGGCGGCCAAGGCCGGAATCGGAAGCTACGTCGCCGAGCTGGAGCTCGACGGCATCAATCTGGCCGACAACCCCGTCACCACGTCGGGCGGCAGCACCGGCAGCTCGACCGGCACGGGCACCGGCGGCACCGTGACCACGAACCCCGGCTCCACCGACTCGGGCTCGGACAGCGGCTCCACCGATGCCGGCTCGGGCACCGGTACCGGCACCAACGGCTCCGGCACCCGGCGGAATTCCGGCTCGGGCTCCACGAGCTTCGGCCGCCGCAACGGCTCATCGGCCACCGACACCGACTCCGGCACGTCGTCGTCCGGCGGCGGCTCCTCGACGCGGCGAACCTCTCTCGGGTCGTCGCGCAGCAGCCCGTCCGTCACTTCGTCCGGCGACAGTACCCGCACCACCACGTCCTCCGGCACCAGCAGCCGCCTGCTCGGCACCCCCACCACGCTGGGCTATTCGTCCGACACGACGTCATCGGACACCACGTCGGCGGCCAGCGCCGGCACCGGCCGCTCGCGCCTCGCTTTGCTGAACCAGTACGCGGCGTCGAGCTTCGACACGGCTGGCGCCTTCCAGAGCCGGACCGCGTCGCAGGACCGGGCCTCGGAGAGCCTGATCCAGATTACCCAGTCGCAGCACAGGTGA